The candidate division WOR-3 bacterium genomic sequence ATACCCGGTGCGCCAATTGTACCTGTTGCTATCTATAATGTCTTAGTGCCAGCAAATGCAACTCTTACCGAAATTAAAATCCGAGCAATAGCCGAGCATTCAGTTGATGGCAAATATATATTATATCCGAGCCAAGAACCAAAACCGATTAGTTACCAAGGCGAATTTGAATTTATTCAACCCAATCAAGAAATATATCGTTCATCTTCGGTCTATCCCGCAAAAATAGTTGATTATTCATCTACTGGAACTAAAAGTGGTTATCGAATTAGTAGTTTTGCGATTTTTCCTATTCGTTATTATCCCGAGACTCAGAAATTAGTTTTGATTAATAGTCTAACCTTAGAATTTATTTATGAAGAGAATCGGGTAATATCAGAACCGATAACTCTCAAACAGAAGGAATTTTTTTCTCAAGATGTGCAATCTCTGATAATCAACCCTGAAGATATTGAACGGTTTTCGCCCCCAGAGAATTTTATTGAACAGAATGAGATTGATTGTATTATAATTACCAGTGATGCTTTATCAACTAACTTCCAACCGTTAATCGAATGGCATAACAAAAAAGGCTTTCGAACCGAGATAAGAACAACTTCTTGGATAATGAGTAATTATAACGGTCGTGACCAACAAGAAAAGATTAGAAATTTTATTAGAGATTACTTTAATACGCGTGGTCTGAAATGGGTAATTTTAGGTGGTGATAATGCAGTTGTGCCCGCACGAAGAGCGCGCGCAGTTGTTTCAACTTATACGGGTAATATCCCCTGCGATTTATATTACGCAGACCTGCAATGGTCCTGGGATGGTAATAATAACAATATTTTCGGTGAAACAACTGATACGGTTGATTTCTTTGTTGATTTATATGTCGGGCGTTTATCCGTTGACAATGCAACTGAAATAACTAATAACATTAATAAAATATTCACTTACGAAAAAAATCCGGATTCTACTTATATCAAGAAACTCTTATTACCTGCGGCATATCTCTGGGATAATTATAACCATATGTTGTCACAGGATTCAATTGAAAGATTCTCACCGCTGGGTTGGATTGACCGAAAAATCAATCTTGGCCAGAATGATGCTTTGCGATATTTAGTTAGGGACTCCTTAAACAATGGTTTTGGATTGGCACATTTAGTTGGCCACGGTGATGATGTTGGCGTTTATATTTATAATAGTGCCCAATATAACACATCTGACCCATCTACTCAAACTAATAGCACAAAACTCGTCATCGTGAATTCAATTGCCTGTTATCCAGGTAATTTTGAATATAATGATTGTTTAGCCGAACGGATGATGAATGTTCCCAATTGTGCTGTTGCAGTTATAATGAATTCAAGATATGGCTGGGGAACTCCGCCAGTAATTGGACCATCAGAGTTACTTGACATTGCTTTCTATGATTTCTTTTTTACTCGCGATTCGAGTCTAATCGGTCCTTGCCACAGCACGGCTAAAGACGCCTATCGATATTATGCTGAAACCCAACAAGTCTGGCGTTGGTGTGTTTTTGAATTAAATCTGTTCGGTGACCCATTATTACCAATGTGGCGCAATACACCAAGACAGATTCAAATTTCACGACCCGATACAATTCAAACCGGACCACAAACAATTACAATTACTGCTACTCAATCAGGAAGTCCAATAAGCAATGTTTTAATTGCCGCTTATAAAAGTGGTGAAGTGTGGAAGCGCGGTAAGACAAATTCTAATGGACAAGTAAGTCTTATCGTTAATGCTTCCTCACCAGGCAAAATGTATATTACTGCGACAGGTGCAAATTGTTATCCCAAAGAAGATAGTATTTTAGTTGTAACCGGAACACCAATGCCGTATATAACATTAGACAGTTTAACATTGGGAACAGTTAATCCTAATCAGACTATTAATTTTTACGCAATAATCGTTAATACAGGTAATGCACCGGCAACAAATACAATTGGCAAATTAAGAACAAATAGTAGTTATATTACAATGATTGATTCTGTTGCTAATTACGGCACAGTTGCAGTTGGAACTCAAGCAATAGGCGATTTGTATACTTTTTATGTTAGCAGTAATACACCTTCAGGCACCCAAATCCCTTTTACCATAAATGTTACGGCTGACCAGGGCAGTTGGAACTTTAATTTTAATGTGTTAGTCGGACAAGCACCACAACCAGGAATGATTGTCGCCAATCATGATACCGGCTATTGCTTATTAACCGTAACGGCATTAGGTAGTATTGGTTATACCAACCCCGCAGAAAAAATTGGTTCAGGATTTCGTTATCCTAAATCAGTAGTAAGTTCATTATATTATAGTTCTATGTTAATTGGCAATTCTGCATCTTATATTGTTGACCGCTTTTATGGACAACCGGCAACTACCTTAAATCAAGATTGGAGTATTGTTGAAAGTTTAAGATTTGTTTCTCCCCCAAGTTATGGCGAACAACATCTTCAAGCCAGTTATTCTGATGCCGCACATGCAACGCCAAAAGGCATTAAAGTTACTCAAAACAGTTATTCATTATCTAATAGCCGTTATGATGATTTTGTCGTTTTGGTCTTTGATTACCAAAATACCGGAACAGCGGCTGTTAACGGTCTTTATTCTGGCATTATTAGTGATTTTGATATCAAGCCGGAAAGTTCAGCAACTGACATTGCACGAAGCGATATTAACCGACGCGCAGTGTATATGCGACGAGCTGTAACTCAGAGTCCAACCGTCGGAATGAAACTTTTATATCCGACTACTGCAGCAAACCTCACTTGTATCGACCACGCAATTTATGTCTATCCAGATTCCGCAATGAATGAAAATATGAAATACCGAATTCTTAATGGCGGAATTAACCTTCCCCAATCAAATCGAACTTATGATTGGTCAATTGCTTTATCCGCTGGACCATTCAATTTAGCGCCATCACAGACTTATCGTGTCGCCTATGCATTT encodes the following:
- a CDS encoding C25 family cysteine peptidase: MKKYLFVIIALFSAIAYAGSFTKTFKFSDADLTFQKVDNFDIVSLKNTIPYQIPGAPIVPVAIYNVLVPANATLTEIKIRAIAEHSVDGKYILYPSQEPKPISYQGEFEFIQPNQEIYRSSSVYPAKIVDYSSTGTKSGYRISSFAIFPIRYYPETQKLVLINSLTLEFIYEENRVISEPITLKQKEFFSQDVQSLIINPEDIERFSPPENFIEQNEIDCIIITSDALSTNFQPLIEWHNKKGFRTEIRTTSWIMSNYNGRDQQEKIRNFIRDYFNTRGLKWVILGGDNAVVPARRARAVVSTYTGNIPCDLYYADLQWSWDGNNNNIFGETTDTVDFFVDLYVGRLSVDNATEITNNINKIFTYEKNPDSTYIKKLLLPAAYLWDNYNHMLSQDSIERFSPLGWIDRKINLGQNDALRYLVRDSLNNGFGLAHLVGHGDDVGVYIYNSAQYNTSDPSTQTNSTKLVIVNSIACYPGNFEYNDCLAERMMNVPNCAVAVIMNSRYGWGTPPVIGPSELLDIAFYDFFFTRDSSLIGPCHSTAKDAYRYYAETQQVWRWCVFELNLFGDPLLPMWRNTPRQIQISRPDTIQTGPQTITITATQSGSPISNVLIAAYKSGEVWKRGKTNSNGQVSLIVNASSPGKMYITATGANCYPKEDSILVVTGTPMPYITLDSLTLGTVNPNQTINFYAIIVNTGNAPATNTIGKLRTNSSYITMIDSVANYGTVAVGTQAIGDLYTFYVSSNTPSGTQIPFTINVTADQGSWNFNFNVLVGQAPQPGMIVANHDTGYCLLTVTALGSIGYTNPAEKIGSGFRYPKSVVSSLYYSSMLIGNSASYIVDRFYGQPATTLNQDWSIVESLRFVSPPSYGEQHLQASYSDAAHATPKGIKVTQNSYSLSNSRYDDFVVLVFDYQNTGTAAVNGLYSGIISDFDIKPESSATDIARSDINRRAVYMRRAVTQSPTVGMKLLYPTTAANLTCIDHAIYVYPDSAMNENMKYRILNGGINLPQSNRTYDWSIALSAGPFNLAPSQTYRVAYAFVGGNSEADFLANCDSAQAWFNHYVGITENGDKIQVIRPSIDFSITPNISAKINKISYQIPKPGHITIRIYDISGKLQDEFFNGNVKTCLGTIDFKTKQLPNGIYFVKLSTEKESTTKKFTVIR